A part of Eschrichtius robustus isolate mEscRob2 chromosome 20, mEscRob2.pri, whole genome shotgun sequence genomic DNA contains:
- the LOC137754655 gene encoding LOW QUALITY PROTEIN: zinc finger protein 135-like (The sequence of the model RefSeq protein was modified relative to this genomic sequence to represent the inferred CDS: inserted 1 base in 1 codon) has product MARLRGDVSKEYLSEETCEYEAKVEKQKEHSIGKISKKSLAQTTGFQQIIVGHEEISCEENGHTFNEFERSFDLRSKLIPRNVTHSEEKLHIFDSFGESVKWNLSPIKSQRASKKKTYNCSDCGKNFSDRSNFFRHERIHTGEKPYKCVDCGKAFIQSSSLTEHQRTHTGEKPYKCKVCGKXITVNSSLVQHLRIHTGEKPYKCNECGKAFSDYSSFIQHQRIHSGEKPYECINCWKSFTDISTLTQHQRIHTGVKPYKCNDCGKAFRRSTHLTQHQRTHTGEKPYNCNECGKAFTAHSTFTQHQRIHTGEKPYTCSECGKGFPENSSLTKHHRIHTGEKPYECSECGKAFSQSTHLIQHQRLHTGEKHFKCVKCGKAFGNSSILIRHQQLHTLESS; this is encoded by the exons ATGGCAAGGCTCAGAGGGGATGTGTCCAAagagtatttatctgaagaaacctgtgaatatgaggCCAAGGTAGAAAAGCAAAAGGAGCACTCTATaggcaaaatttcaaaaaaatctcTTGCCCAAACCACTGGTTTTCAGCAAATAATAGTTGGCCATGAAGAAATATCTTGTGAGGAAAATGGGCATACTTTTAATGAGTTTGAGAGAAGTTTTGATCTAAGATCTAAACTTATCCCACGGAATGTTACTCATTCAGAAGAGAAACTACATATATTTGATTCATTTGGGGAAAGTGTCAAATGGAACTTATCTCCAATTAAAAGTCAAAGAGcttctaaaaagaaaacttaTAATTGTAGTGACTGTGGAAAAAATTTCAGTGACCGTTCAAACTTTTTTCGTCatgagagaattcatactggtgagaaacctTATAAGTGTGTTGACTGTGGAAAAGCATTTATCCAAAGTTCATCTCTTACTGAACATCAGAGAACTCAtactggagaaaaaccctatAAATGTAAAGTTTGTGGAA GCATCACTGTAAATTCATCACTTGTTCAACATCTGAGAATTCATACTGGGGAGAAACCTtataaatgtaatgaatgtgggaaagccttcagtgaCTACTCATCCTTTATTCAACATCAAAGAATTCAcagtggagagaaaccctatgaatgtattaACTGTTGGAAGTCTTTCACTGATATCTCAACTCTTACacaacatcagagaattcacactggagTGAAACCCTATAAGTGTAATGATTGTGGGAAGGCATTTAGACGAAGTACACACCTTACCCAACACCAGAGAACTCATACTGGGGAAAAGCCTTATAACtgtaatgaatgtggaaaagcATTCACTGCCCACTCAACCTTTACACAACACCAAAGgattcacactggagaaaaaccctatacatgcagtgaatgtgggaagggcttccctgAAAACTCATCCCTTACTAAACATCAtcgaattcatactggagagaaaccttatgaatgtagTGAATGTGGTAAAGCTTTTAGCCAGAGCACTCATCTTATTCAACATCAGAGacttcatactggagagaaacacTTTAAATGTGTTAAATGTGGAAAAGCATTTGGTAACAGTTCAATCCTGATCAGACATCAGCAGCTTCACACTTTAGAGTCATCCTAA